The DNA sequence GTTCACGACGTCCTGGTTGGCCGCCGTCACCTCACCGGTCACCGGCGAGTACAGGTCGCTGACGGACTTGGTCGACTCCAGTTCGCCGCAGGTCTCGCCCGCGGTCACCGTGTCACCGACCTCCGGGAGCTGGGCGTAGACGACGTCACCGAGCGCGTTGGCCGCGTACTCCGTGATGCCGATGGTGGCCACGCCGTCCTCGAGGGCCGACAGCCACTCGTGCTCCTTGCTGTACCGCAGCTGCTGGGGGTTGCTCATGACCTGAATTCTCCTGTACGCGGGGGAGTGCTGATGAACGGTGGTCTTACGGTGTGAGATGGAGGTACGTCACTTCCGTGACGTCTGCGCGCGGCCGGAAGGGCCCGGGGAGTCCCGGTCCTTCCGGAACATCACTTCTGGCGCTTGTAGAACGGCAGCGCGACGACCTCGTACGGCTCGTGCGTGCCGCGGATGTCGACGCCCACGCCCTCGGTGCCCGGGGCGGCGAAGGCCGCGTCCACGTAGGCCATGGCGATCGGCTTGCCCAGGGTCGGGGAGGGGGCGCCGGAGGTGACCTCGCCGATCACCTTGCCGTCGGCGACGACGGGGAAGCCCGCGCGCGGGACCCGGCGGCCCTCGGCGATCAGGCCCACCAGCTTGCGCGGCGGGGCGGTCTCGGCGCGCTCGGCGGCGGCCGTCAGAGCCTCGCGCCCGACGAAGTCGCCCTCCTTCTCGAACTTCACGACCCGGCCCAGGCCCGCGTCGAACGGGGTGAGCGCGGTCGTCAGCTCGTGTCCGTACAGCGGCATGCCCGCCTCCAGGCGCAGCGTGTCCCGGCAGGAGAGCCCGCAGGGGATCAGGCCGTGCGGGGAGCCGGCCTCGGTCAGCGCCCGCCACAGCCGCTCGGCGTGCTCGGGCGCGACGAACAGCTCGAAGCCGTCCTCACCGGTGTAGCCGGTGCGGGCGATGAGCGCCGGGACCCCGGCGACCGTGCCCGGCAGGCCCGCGTAGTACTTCAGCCCGTCCAGGTCGGCGTCGGTGACGGCCTTCATGATGGCGGGCGACTCGGGGCCCTGGA is a window from the Streptomyces sp. MMBL 11-1 genome containing:
- the gcvH gene encoding glycine cleavage system protein GcvH; translation: MSNPQQLRYSKEHEWLSALEDGVATIGITEYAANALGDVVYAQLPEVGDTVTAGETCGELESTKSVSDLYSPVTGEVTAANQDVVNDPSLVNSAPFEGGWLFKVRVAEEPADLLSADEYTAFSGN
- the gcvT gene encoding glycine cleavage system aminomethyltransferase GcvT, whose product is MSTAPRLTALDTLHRSLGATMTDFAGWDMPLRYASERDEHNAVRTHAGLFDLSHMGEITVTGPEAAAFLSYALVGNIATVGNGRARYTMIVQEDGGIVDDLIVYRLGETEAPEYMVVANAGNAQIVLDALTARVGGFDAEVRDDRDAYALLAVQGPESPAIMKAVTDADLDGLKYYAGLPGTVAGVPALIARTGYTGEDGFELFVAPEHAERLWRALTEAGSPHGLIPCGLSCRDTLRLEAGMPLYGHELTTALTPFDAGLGRVVKFEKEGDFVGREALTAAAERAETAPPRKLVGLIAEGRRVPRAGFPVVADGKVIGEVTSGAPSPTLGKPIAMAYVDAAFAAPGTEGVGVDIRGTHEPYEVVALPFYKRQK